AATCCATGCAACGAACGGTTAAACGGTTCATCATCTGGTCGTGTGACAATGATTTGCGCGTTTTCAACAACAATGTTCATTGCAGAATGCATTTCTTTCGTTAAAGTTCCTTTCGGACCCTTAACAGTGACCACATTTTCTTCTATTTTGAAGTCCACACCACTGGGAATACCAATGGGGCGCTTGCCAATTCTGGACATTCACTGCACCTCCGTCGCGAAATTACCAAATGTAGGAGATCACTTCTCCGCCAAGGCCCTCTTTCCGGGCGTTCTTATCTGTCATTATTCCCTTCGATGTCGAAATGACAGCGATACCAAGTCCACCAAGAACTTTCGGAATTTCATCCTTCTTCGCATAAACGCGCAGTCCCGGACGGCTAATCCGTTTTAGCCCGGTTATAACACGCTCACGGTTTGGACCGTATTTCAAATACATCCGAATCACGCCTTGTTTGTCATCCGCAATGAATTCTACGTCTTTGATATAACCTTCTGATTTAAGCAATTCCGCAAGCTCTTTTTTAATACGAGAAGCTGGTACCTCAACTTTATCGTGGTAAACCATTCCCGCGTTGCGGATACGTGTTAAAAAGTCTGCAATCGGATCTGACATTGACACTTCAGTCGTCCCCCTTCCTTACGATGTTTTACCAACTAGCCTTCGTGATTCCAGGAAGTTCACCTTTGTGAGCCAACTCCCGGAAGCAAATCCGGCAAATTCCAAATTTCCGCATGTAAGCATGGGGACGTCCACAAAGCTTGCAACGGTTATGCGAACGCACTACGAACTTTTGTCCACGGTTTTGGCGGACAACCATTGATGTCTTAGCCACGTGCTTGAACCTCCTTTACTCTAATCACGGTACGGCATTCCGAACCCACGAAGCAACTCACGTGCTTCCTCGTCCGACTTTGCCGTAGTTACGAAGACTACATCCATTCCCCGGAGTTTATCGATCTTGTCATACTCCATTTCTGGGAAAATCAGTTGTTCCTTGATTCCTAATGTGTAATTTCCACGACCATCAAACGCTTTAGCGGACACACCACGGAAGTCACGGACACGAGGTAAAGCCACGTTCAAAAGGCGATCCATGAATTCATACATCCGCTGGCCACGCAGGGTCACTTTACAGCCGATTGGCATTCCTTCACGGAGTTTAAATGCCGAAATGGATTTCTTAGCCCTTGTGACAATTGGTTTTTGTCCCGTAATCTTCATTAAGTCTCCAACAGCCGAATCAATCGCTTTGGAGTTTTGAACCGCTTCTCCAACACCCATATTGAGTACAATCTTATCAATTTTGGGGATTTGCATGACATTAGCATAAGCAAACTTCTGCTGTAAGGCAGGAGCGATTTCGTTAAGGTATCTATCTTTCAGACGAGCCACTGGGGTCCCTCCTTTCGCGATTAGTGTTTATCCGGTAGATTAACGCCGCAATGTTTGCAGACGCGTGATTTTCCGTTTTCCGTCACTTTGAAACTGACACGAGTCACGGAATTACACTCTTGGCAAAATAACATAACGTTCGAGCTGGCCATAGGAGCTTCTTTCTCCACAATACCACCTTGAGGCATGCTTTGAGAAGGTTTTGTATGTCGTTTAATCATGTTTGCCTTCTCAACCACTACGCGACCTTTCTTGAGAATCACGTCGATAATTTTGCCTTTTTTACCGGCATCTTTACCGCTGATAACCATAACAAAGTCGCCTTTTTTGACATGTATATTCTTAGGTTGTACCTTATGCTTAGTAGCAGCCACTTTCTTCACCTCCATCTGTCATGGGGTCTTAGATAACTTCCGGTGCCAGGGAAATAATTTTCATGTAGTTGTCACGCAGCTCACGAGCTACTGGTCCAAAGATACGTGTCCCACGTGGACTTTTGTCATCTTTGATAAGAACCGCTGCGTTCTCACTAAAACGAATATAGGAACCGTCAATACGTTTGATTTCTTTCCTTGTTCGCACTATGACGGCCTTAACAACTTCCCCTTTTTTAACAACGCCCCCTGGCGTTGCTTGCTTAACAGAAGCAACAATAATATCGCCAATCGAAGCATACCGGCGCATTGAGCCGCCCAGTACTCGAATACACATTAACTCTTTAGCGCCTGAGTTGTCTCCAACTCTAACCCTAGTCTGTACCTGGATCATTCCTATTGACCCCCTTCCGAACTAAATATAATAGTTTTAGAGAGCAAGTGATTTCTGAGTGATCTCAACCACACGCCAACACTTATCTTTACTAATAGGGCGAGTTTCCATGATTGAGACAATGTCTCCTATATGAGCTTCATTGTTCTCATCATGAGCCTTATAGTTCTTAGTGCGAGTGAACGTCTTCTTATAAATAGGATGACGCTCAGTAATTTCAACAGCTACTACGACAGTTTTATCCATCTTGTCGCTGACTACTTTGCCAATTCGGACCTTGCGCTGGGCTCTTTCCACTCTAAAAAGCCTCCTTTCTCAACTTAGGCACGTTCAATTTGTAACTCGCGCTCACGGAGAATTGTTTTACCGCGGGCAATTCCTTTACGAACTTCACGAATTCTCATAGGATTGTCGAGTTGTCCCGTTGCCAATTGGAAACGCAAATTAAACAGTTCTGTTTTGAACTCGTCGATTTCCTTTAAAACTTCATCATTTGTTAGGTCGCGGAAATCCTTAGTTTTCATTTGCGCCACCTCCTTCTAGCTCTACACGGGAAAAAATTTTACATTTAATCGGAAGCTTATGCATTGCGAGTCTCAAAGCCTCACGAGCTGTTTCCTCAGCGACTCCGTCTAATTCAAACATTACGCGTCCTGGCTTAACAACAGCAACCCAATATTCCGGTGAACCTTTACCACTACCCATACGTGTTTCAGCAGGTTTTGCAGTAACTGGCTTATCCGGGAATATCTTAATCCAAACTTGACCACCCCGTTTAATATAACGAGTCATTGCAATACGAGCAGCCTCGATTTGACGGTTCGTAATCCAGCCACAATCCAATGCCACAAGACCGTATTCACCAAAAGTAATGGTGTTACCGCGTGTAGCTTTACCTGACATATGACCACGATGTTGTTTACGATGTTTCACTCTGGATGGGACTAACATCTAGTTTCCTCCTTCCACCTGAGCGACGACCTTTTTGGCAGGAAGTACCTCACCTTTATAAATCCAAACCTTGATACCAATCTTACCGTACGTAGTATTGGCTTCAGCGAACCCGTAGTCAATATCTGCGCGCAGTGTGTGAAGGGGTACTTTCCCTTCATGATACCATTCGGTTCGGGCAATTTCGGCTCCAGCCAAACGACCGCTGCATTGAATTTTAATACCTTGTGCGCCTGTCCGCATTGTCCGGCCAACAGTTTGCTTCATTGCCCGACGGAAGGACACCCGTTTTTCAAGTTGTAATGCAATATTTTCGGCTACCAGCGTGGCATCCATTTCGGGTTTCTTGATTTCTACAATGTTTACAGTCACTTGCTTTTTAGTGATGGCTTCGAGCTGTTTGCGCAAGTTCTCAACTTCTTGACCGCCACGGCCGATTACGATACCAGGCTTGGCAGCATGAACCGACACTTTAACACGACTAGCTGCTCGTTCAATCTCAACTTTAGGACATCCCGCTTGTTTGAGCTTATTTTTTACGAACGCACGGATCTTCAAATCCTCATGAAGAAGTTCCATGTAGTTTTTGTCTGCATACCATCGGCTTTCCCAGTCCCGGATAATTCCGATGCGGAGGCCTTTGGGATTAACCTTTTGACCCACAGTTTTAGCCCTCCTTCTTCTCGCCCACAACCACAGTAATGTGACTCGTCCGTTTCCGGATTTGGTCCGCACGTCCCATGGCCCGAGGCTTGATGCGTTTTAAGGTCGGTCCTTGATCCACACATATTTCAGTAATAATCAGATCATCAACATTCATATCATAGTTGTGTCCTGCATTAGCGACTGCTGACTTCAACACCTTCGCCACATCATCCGTGGACCCATTAGGTGTAAATTGAAGAATAGCGAACGCATCACTGACATTTTTGCCACGAATCAAATTAACGACCTGGCGCACCTTGCGAGGAGAGATACGTACATATTTTGCCACTGCCTTTGCTTGCATATGCCTTTAGCCTCCTCTCGAATTAACGTAAGCCGCTGGATTTTTCGCTTCCAGCATGGCCCTTATAGGTGCGAGTTGGCGAAAATTCGCCCAGTTTATGCCCAACCATGTCTTCGGTAACATAGACCGGCACGTGTTTTCGTCCATCGTGAACCGCAATGGTGAGTCCGACCATTTGCGGGAAAATTGTTGAGCGTCTGGACCACGTCTTAATGACGCGTTTTTCACCCGATTCGTTCATCGCTTCAACACGATCAAGCAAACGAGTTTCGACGAAAGGTCCTTTTTTAAGAGATCTGCTCATTTATGGGCCTCCTTTCGACTACTTACTGCGCCGTTTCACAATAAAGCGATTCGACGGATTTTTCTTTTTCCGAGTCTTAGCTCCAAGTGCTGGTTTACCCCAAGGAGTAACAGGGTTACGACCGATCGAGTTACGGCCTTCACCACCACCATGTGGATGGTCACAAGGATTCATAACGGAACCACGAACTGTTGGACGAATGCCCATCCAGCGTGATCTTCCCGCTTTACCGATATTAATGTTCTCGTGGTCTAAGTTACCAACTTGTCCAATGGTTGCACGGCATTCAATTCGAATCATACGCATTTCACCGGACGGAAGTCGTAAAGTTGCGTAAGAGCCTTCCTTCGCCATCAGTTGAGCAGAACCGCCAGCACTACGCACCATTTGCGCCCCTTTGCCAGGTTTCATCTCAATATTGTGTAGCAAGGTACCCACAGGAATATTTTGCAGTGGTAACGTGTTTCCAACTTTGATGTCGGCATCTGGGCCGGAAACTACCATTTGATCCACTTTTAGCCCATTAGGAGCTAAGATATAGGTTTTTAAGCCATCTTGATAGAACAATAAGGCTATATTGGCCGAACGGTTCGGATCATATTCGATGCTAGCTACACGAGCAGGAATACCATCTTTATTCCGTTTAAAGTCAATGACACGGTACATTTTTTTATGTCCGCCGCCTTGGTGACGAACACTCAATCGTCCATCGTTGTTCCGGCCTGCCTTTTTGGTCAAAGGCTTGACTAAGGAGCGTTCAGGCTCAGTTCTGGTGATTTCTTCAAACGTCGAAACAGTCATATTCCGACGACTTGGAGATGTCGGTTTAAATGATTTCAATGCCATGAATTTTCATTTTCCTCCTTTGCTTCAAGCTTTCTTACAGACCCGCGTAGTTATCAATCTTATCTCCAGCTTTAAGCGTAGCAATCGCTTTTTTGCGGTCAGATGTTTTTCCAAGATACTTGCCTACCCGTTTCTTTTTACCTTTTACACTGACTGTACGGAGTTCGACAACCGAAACCTTGAACATCTTTTCTACCGCTGCTTTGATTTCGATTTTGTTTGCAGCAGGATTTACCCAGAAGGTGTATTTATTTTCCTCGACAAGTCCAACAGACTTCTCAGAGATTACGGGACTTTTGAGGACATCTCGTGCGTCGCGCATTACGCTAACACCTCCTCTGTTTTTGTTACTGCAGCTTTGGTCATCACGAGCACATCATAATGTAGTATGTCATAAACATTCATCCCAGCAACATCAGTTGCCTTTACACCCACTATATTGCGAGCGGAACGAAGCACCGCCTCATCAACATCATCCATTACGATCATAGCTTTCTTGTCTGCATGAAGTGCCTTGAGCACTTTAACCATTTCACGAGTTTTTGCTTCACCCATGCTCAGAACATCCAGGACAATCAACTGTTGCTCCATAACTTTCGAAGAGAGTGCCGAGTGCAAAGCCAATCGGCGAACTTTTTTAGGTAATTTGAAGCCGTATTTACGTGGTTTAGGTGCGAATATAACACCGCCGCCTCTCCACAATGGAGAACGCGTACTACCAGAACGTGCACGTCCTGTACCTTTTTGACGCCATGGTTTTCGTCCACCTCCGCGCACTTCACCGCGTAACAAGGCGGATTGTGTGCCTCTCCTAGCTGATGCAAGTTGAGATACAACAGCAGAATGAAGAACGTGGACGTTTGGAGTTATTCCAAATACACTTTCGCTAAGTTCGATTTCTCCGACCGAAGCGCCTTGCATATTTAACACTTGAACTTTCGGCATTGCTTATTCCTCCTTTCTCAGTGTTACTTCGCCTTGACAGAAGGCTTCAGAATGAGCAACGATTTATTCGCTCCTGGGACAGATCCCCTGATCAAAATTAGGTTTTTATCCATATCAACCCGGACAACTTCCAGGTTTTGTACTGTTACACGTTCGCCACCCATACGTCCGGGCAGTTCACGACCTTTAAATACTCGAGCTGGGCCCTTCGCGCCAAGGGAACCTGAACGACGATGATACTTCGAACCGTGCGCCATTGGTCCACGACTAGCGTTATGACGCTTAATCATTCCAGCGAAGCC
The sequence above is a segment of the Desulfosporosinus sp. Sb-LF genome. Coding sequences within it:
- the rpsH gene encoding 30S ribosomal protein S8, whose product is MSMSDPIADFLTRIRNAGMVYHDKVEVPASRIKKELAELLKSEGYIKDVEFIADDKQGVIRMYLKYGPNRERVITGLKRISRPGLRVYAKKDEIPKVLGGLGIAVISTSKGIMTDKNARKEGLGGEVISYIW
- a CDS encoding type Z 30S ribosomal protein S14, coding for MAKTSMVVRQNRGQKFVVRSHNRCKLCGRPHAYMRKFGICRICFRELAHKGELPGITKASW
- the rplE gene encoding 50S ribosomal protein L5 — encoded protein: MARLKDRYLNEIAPALQQKFAYANVMQIPKIDKIVLNMGVGEAVQNSKAIDSAVGDLMKITGQKPIVTRAKKSISAFKLREGMPIGCKVTLRGQRMYEFMDRLLNVALPRVRDFRGVSAKAFDGRGNYTLGIKEQLIFPEMEYDKIDKLRGMDVVFVTTAKSDEEARELLRGFGMPYRD
- the rplX gene encoding 50S ribosomal protein L24, giving the protein MEVKKVAATKHKVQPKNIHVKKGDFVMVISGKDAGKKGKIIDVILKKGRVVVEKANMIKRHTKPSQSMPQGGIVEKEAPMASSNVMLFCQECNSVTRVSFKVTENGKSRVCKHCGVNLPDKH
- the rplN gene encoding 50S ribosomal protein L14 codes for the protein MIQVQTRVRVGDNSGAKELMCIRVLGGSMRRYASIGDIIVASVKQATPGGVVKKGEVVKAVIVRTRKEIKRIDGSYIRFSENAAVLIKDDKSPRGTRIFGPVARELRDNYMKIISLAPEVI
- the rpsQ gene encoding 30S ribosomal protein S17; the encoded protein is MERAQRKVRIGKVVSDKMDKTVVVAVEITERHPIYKKTFTRTKNYKAHDENNEAHIGDIVSIMETRPISKDKCWRVVEITQKSLAL
- the rpmC gene encoding 50S ribosomal protein L29; this encodes MKTKDFRDLTNDEVLKEIDEFKTELFNLRFQLATGQLDNPMRIREVRKGIARGKTILRERELQIERA
- the rplP gene encoding 50S ribosomal protein L16, with translation MLVPSRVKHRKQHRGHMSGKATRGNTITFGEYGLVALDCGWITNRQIEAARIAMTRYIKRGGQVWIKIFPDKPVTAKPAETRMGSGKGSPEYWVAVVKPGRVMFELDGVAEETAREALRLAMHKLPIKCKIFSRVELEGGGANEN
- the rpsC gene encoding 30S ribosomal protein S3: MGQKVNPKGLRIGIIRDWESRWYADKNYMELLHEDLKIRAFVKNKLKQAGCPKVEIERAASRVKVSVHAAKPGIVIGRGGQEVENLRKQLEAITKKQVTVNIVEIKKPEMDATLVAENIALQLEKRVSFRRAMKQTVGRTMRTGAQGIKIQCSGRLAGAEIARTEWYHEGKVPLHTLRADIDYGFAEANTTYGKIGIKVWIYKGEVLPAKKVVAQVEGGN
- the rplV gene encoding 50S ribosomal protein L22; translated protein: MQAKAVAKYVRISPRKVRQVVNLIRGKNVSDAFAILQFTPNGSTDDVAKVLKSAVANAGHNYDMNVDDLIITEICVDQGPTLKRIKPRAMGRADQIRKRTSHITVVVGEKKEG
- the rpsS gene encoding 30S ribosomal protein S19, producing the protein MSRSLKKGPFVETRLLDRVEAMNESGEKRVIKTWSRRSTIFPQMVGLTIAVHDGRKHVPVYVTEDMVGHKLGEFSPTRTYKGHAGSEKSSGLR
- the rplB gene encoding 50S ribosomal protein L2, yielding MALKSFKPTSPSRRNMTVSTFEEITRTEPERSLVKPLTKKAGRNNDGRLSVRHQGGGHKKMYRVIDFKRNKDGIPARVASIEYDPNRSANIALLFYQDGLKTYILAPNGLKVDQMVVSGPDADIKVGNTLPLQNIPVGTLLHNIEMKPGKGAQMVRSAGGSAQLMAKEGSYATLRLPSGEMRMIRIECRATIGQVGNLDHENINIGKAGRSRWMGIRPTVRGSVMNPCDHPHGGGEGRNSIGRNPVTPWGKPALGAKTRKKKNPSNRFIVKRRSK
- the rplW gene encoding 50S ribosomal protein L23 — translated: MRDARDVLKSPVISEKSVGLVEENKYTFWVNPAANKIEIKAAVEKMFKVSVVELRTVSVKGKKKRVGKYLGKTSDRKKAIATLKAGDKIDNYAGL
- the rplD gene encoding 50S ribosomal protein L4 codes for the protein MPKVQVLNMQGASVGEIELSESVFGITPNVHVLHSAVVSQLASARRGTQSALLRGEVRGGGRKPWRQKGTGRARSGSTRSPLWRGGGVIFAPKPRKYGFKLPKKVRRLALHSALSSKVMEQQLIVLDVLSMGEAKTREMVKVLKALHADKKAMIVMDDVDEAVLRSARNIVGVKATDVAGMNVYDILHYDVLVMTKAAVTKTEEVLA